The nucleotide sequence TCCTTGAATCTTACATCACCCTCTGGAACCTTAAATCTCCATACATACTTATCTCCTCTTCTTATCCTTTCTTCCCTTTCTTCCTTTGATAGATTCCTGCACTTACCAGAGTATTTGTATGGTATTCCCTTTTTCTTTGCCTCCTCTCTTTCCCTCTCTATCTCCTCTTTTGTGCAGAAACAGGGATAAACCATGTCTTTCTCTATCAATTTCTTAAGATACCTATTATAAATATCCATTCTTTCGCTTTGAAAGAATGGACCTTCATCCCACTCTATGCCAAGCCATCTCAAACCATCTAAAATTGCATCTACAGCTTCCTTTGTTGATCTTTTTACATCTGTGTCTTCAATCCTTAATATAAATTTTCCCTTATTTTTCCTTGCAAATAGAAAGTTTATAAAGGCAGTTCTAACTCCACCTATATGAAGTAAACCTGTTGGTGAAGGTGCAAATCTTACCCTTACTTTTTCCATAATTCACACTCCTTTCTGAAATCACAGAAATTACAGAATTTGTTCTCTCTCTTTGGAAAGTACCCTTCCTCTATTCCTTTATAAACCTCAAGAATAATATTCTTACTCTCCTCTATTTTTTCTTCTGGTATATCCAGTTTTATCTTTTCCTGCGGTAATGAGAGGTAGTAAAGTGTAATATACTTTGGTTTTTTCTTAAGAATTTCTTTAGCAGCAATCTTGTATATTGACATTTGAAGGAGATTACTTTCATCAAGAAGTCCCAGTGATTTATATGCTAAACCATTTTTCCCAGTTTTATACTCCACAATCTCATAGTCATCTCCAATCTTATCAATCCTATCAATATAACTTATCATTTCAATTCCGTTTATTTTAAATATCACCTTCTGCTCTACTGCAAAGGCTTTCTGATAGTTAAATATGTTTCTAAAGTAGTATCTTCTTAAGATCTCCTTTGCTCTTTCAAGCTCCCTTAATTCTTCTTCTTTAGATGAGTATCCCTCACTTATCCAGTTTTTTATAAGAGATTCTATTAGAGATTCAAGGGGGGGATAAGGTGGAAGTTTATGAAATTCTGAAAGTGCAAGGTGAATACTTTTACCAAAGGAAAAATAAGGTTTTGGCTTTGTTGGAAGCTTTTTTATGTACTGGAAGTAAAATTTTAATGGACACTCAAGGTATGTCCATATCTTGGAGAAGCTAAGTCTCATCTTCAAGAAACCTCTTTAAAGCTTTATCAACCTGTTTTTTTGTCTCTTCCCAATCTCCAGAGTTGTCTATCACCACATCTGCCCTTTTTATCTTCTCTTCTATGGGCATCTGTGCATTGATTCTCTTTAAAGCTTCCTCTTTCGTAAAATTCTCTCTCTTCATCAGTCTTTCAAGTTGAACTTCAGGTTTTGCATAAACCACCCAAATTTCGTGAATAAACCTGTCCCAGGATGCCTCAATTAGGATTGCGGCATCAAGCACTCCATACTTTACTTTCTTTCTCTTAAGTTCTCTTATCTTACTTTTTACAAGTTTTGTAAGAGGTGGAAGTGTGATTCTGTTCAGTTTCTCAAGGTTTTCTCTTGAGGAAAATACAATGTTTCCAAGTTTTTTTCTGTCAATTACAAAATCATCTTTGAGTATTTCCTTACCAAAAGTTCTTACGACTTTATTCTTTACCTCTTCTCTTGAGAGTACTATCTTTCCCAAGGAATCAGCGTCAATAATTTTAAAACCATGTTCTTTTAAATAGGCACTTATCTTTGATTTACCACATGCAATATTCCCTGTGAGTCCTATCAATTTCATATCTTACACTCCAACCAGTTTTTTCCAATTCCAGCATCTACAATAATTGGAACATCAAGGCTCAAGGTGTTCTCCGTTTCTCTTTTAACCATCTCCTTCACCTCGTTAGCCTCCTCCTCTTTAATCTCAACAAGCAATTCATCATGTATCTGTAGAACTATTCTTGATTTCTTATCCCTTAACTTTCTCCATACATTGACCATTGCTATCTTTATGATATCTGCACCTGAACCCTGTATTGGTGAATTTATAGCTATCCTCTCTCCAAGTTTTCTTGTGTTGTAATTTTTTGAGTTAAGCTCTGGAATATACCTTTTTCTTCCAAGGATTGTTTCCACATAACCATTTTTCTTTGCCTTTTCAATTGTCTCATCTATGAATTTCCTAACTCCTGAAAATCTCTCAAAGTATCTGTCAATGTATTTCTTTGCCTCACCATCAGAGATTCCGAGTTCCTTTGCAAGTCCGTGTGGGCTCATGCCATAAATTATTCCGTAATTTATTGTTTTTGCCTTTCTCCTTAAGGATTTGGTTACCTTATCTGGAGGTACACCAAAGATACTGGAGGCAGTTTCTCTGTGAATATCCTTTCCCTCCCTAAAAGCTTTTATTAGTCTTTCATCCTTAGAGAAATGGGCAAGTATTCTTAATTCAATCTGTGAGTAATCAAAAGATCCAAGGAGAAAACCGTCTTCGGCTATAAAAGATTCTCTAACCTTCTTTCCAATCTCACTTCTTATCGGTATATTTTGAAGATTAGGTTCTCTGGAAGCAAGCCTTCCTGTAGCTGTTCCTGTTTGAATAAATCTTGTGTGAATCCTATCATTCTCATCAGCAAGTTTTGGAAGAACCTCAAAATATGTTGTGAGCAATTTGTTTATCTCCCTGAATTCAAGAATTTTATCAACCACTGGATGAAGTTCCTTTAGTTTGAATAGTGTTTCCTGATCAGTTGAGTAGCCACTCTTTGTCTTTTTAATTTTTGGAAGTCCCAACTTCTCAAAGAGAAGATAGCTCACCTGCTTTGGAGAGGCAGGATTTATTGAAAAACCAGATATATCAGAGATTTCTTTTACTATCTCAATAACCCTCTTTCTAAGTTCATTTCTTATCTCAACAAGTTTCTTTTTATCAACTTTAATGCCAACAATTTCCATTTCTGAAAGGACATGAGATAGGGGTAGTTCCACTTCATAGAGAATCTTTGTAAGATTTTCTTCCTCTATTTTCTTCTTAAGTATTCTTCCAAGGGATAGTATTTTTGGAAGTAACTCCTCTTCCTTTTCAAAGCTTAAGCTTTCTCCCAGATATAATGGAAACAGCGAGGATAGGGAGTAGGTTTTCCTTGAGGGATTCAATAGATAAGCTGCAATTTCTGTATCAAAGACATTTCTCTTTTCATTAAAGGGAAAAAGGTATAAAAGTTCTTCTTTAAATCCATGAGTGTATGAGACTCTTGAGTTTACTATTCTATCAAAATC is from Caldisericia bacterium and encodes:
- the polA gene encoding DNA polymerase I, translated to MKRIYLIDGSSLLFRTYFALPPLMTTKGEPTGAVYGFVRILLNILENNSIDYIGVSFDKGKPIFRLEKLPEYKAQRPKPPEDISIQKERLKQVLDAFGISVIEIPGFEGDDIIGTIKKMADKENLYTVIVTGDRDLLQLLTDNSEVLLTKKGISQIEKVKREDFIKKYGIEPLRLSEIKALTGDKSDNIPGVPGIGEKTAITLLKKYGSLEKLIENPPKGRIGDLIKRYKDQILTAKEIATIRTNVPINLGIEDLRKREIDRRRLLRLFSELEFDTLLEKFTLKKEKIPLKEVEEKKFLSHKEISFIVKKDAVYFYSDSGIFKGSKMDFDRIVNSRVSYTHGFKEELLYLFPFNEKRNVFDTEIAAYLLNPSRKTYSLSSLFPLYLGESLSFEKEEELLPKILSLGRILKKKIEEENLTKILYEVELPLSHVLSEMEIVGIKVDKKKLVEIRNELRKRVIEIVKEISDISGFSINPASPKQVSYLLFEKLGLPKIKKTKSGYSTDQETLFKLKELHPVVDKILEFREINKLLTTYFEVLPKLADENDRIHTRFIQTGTATGRLASREPNLQNIPIRSEIGKKVRESFIAEDGFLLGSFDYSQIELRILAHFSKDERLIKAFREGKDIHRETASSIFGVPPDKVTKSLRRKAKTINYGIIYGMSPHGLAKELGISDGEAKKYIDRYFERFSGVRKFIDETIEKAKKNGYVETILGRKRYIPELNSKNYNTRKLGERIAINSPIQGSGADIIKIAMVNVWRKLRDKKSRIVLQIHDELLVEIKEEEANEVKEMVKRETENTLSLDVPIIVDAGIGKNWLECKI
- a CDS encoding dephospho-CoA kinase translates to MKLIGLTGNIACGKSKISAYLKEHGFKIIDADSLGKIVLSREEVKNKVVRTFGKEILKDDFVIDRKKLGNIVFSSRENLEKLNRITLPPLTKLVKSKIRELKRKKVKYGVLDAAILIEASWDRFIHEIWVVYAKPEVQLERLMKRENFTKEEALKRINAQMPIEEKIKRADVVIDNSGDWEETKKQVDKALKRFLEDET
- a CDS encoding PD-(D/E)XK nuclease family protein, which translates into the protein MRLSFSKIWTYLECPLKFYFQYIKKLPTKPKPYFSFGKSIHLALSEFHKLPPYPPLESLIESLIKNWISEGYSSKEEELRELERAKEILRRYYFRNIFNYQKAFAVEQKVIFKINGIEMISYIDRIDKIGDDYEIVEYKTGKNGLAYKSLGLLDESNLLQMSIYKIAAKEILKKKPKYITLYYLSLPQEKIKLDIPEEKIEESKNIILEVYKGIEEGYFPKRENKFCNFCDFRKECELWKK